One Sodalis praecaptivus DNA segment encodes these proteins:
- a CDS encoding GntP family permease: MHTIEPLAWYGALIGLFIAIALILKKINPVYSLFLGAILGAVIGGGNLEQTIGLLTSGTQSVMGTVIRVLAAGVLAGVMMESGAAETIAQAIVKKMGESKAILALALATMIITAVGVFIPVAVLIVAPIALSVGNKMGISKLALLLALSGGGKAGNIISPNPNTIAAANGFHLNLSDVMIAGFIPAVFGLIMTVIVASMLKNKGFRVSSDEAAAAYGTQSAKNEKTYPTLGKAIVAPAVAVILLMINPIGSIFHLSALTAFKLDAMYVLPIAGIVGLITMGQKHKVIAYTASGLEKMTATVLILIGAGAIAGLIAASDLSTQVVQLIHIMGISGTFLAPISGILMAAATASTSTGTILATGTFGHAIATIGIAPIASAVMVHTGATVIDSLPQGNYFHVTAQSMNMSIRQRMGLLPYEAMVGGTMTLVATVLYGFIL; the protein is encoded by the coding sequence ATGCATACCATAGAACCCTTGGCATGGTACGGAGCATTAATCGGTCTTTTTATTGCCATTGCGCTTATTTTAAAAAAAATTAACCCCGTTTATTCACTCTTCCTCGGCGCTATTCTCGGTGCTGTCATCGGTGGCGGCAATCTAGAACAGACCATCGGTCTGCTAACGTCGGGCACGCAGAGTGTTATGGGCACGGTAATTCGCGTGCTGGCGGCAGGAGTACTGGCAGGGGTGATGATGGAATCAGGCGCGGCGGAAACCATCGCTCAGGCCATCGTAAAGAAGATGGGAGAGAGCAAAGCCATTCTGGCCTTAGCGCTGGCCACCATGATTATTACCGCCGTTGGGGTATTTATCCCGGTCGCCGTATTAATTGTTGCCCCCATTGCGCTGTCGGTGGGTAATAAAATGGGCATTTCCAAACTGGCGTTATTACTGGCGCTTTCCGGTGGCGGTAAAGCGGGCAATATTATTTCACCTAATCCCAACACCATTGCCGCCGCGAATGGCTTCCATCTGAATTTAAGCGACGTGATGATTGCCGGTTTTATTCCTGCGGTATTTGGTCTAATCATGACGGTTATCGTTGCTTCCATGCTAAAAAATAAAGGCTTCAGAGTAAGCAGCGATGAGGCGGCGGCCGCTTACGGTACGCAAAGTGCCAAAAACGAAAAAACCTATCCAACCTTGGGCAAAGCCATCGTCGCTCCCGCGGTGGCCGTTATCCTGCTGATGATCAATCCGATCGGTTCTATTTTCCATCTAAGCGCTCTAACGGCATTCAAACTGGACGCGATGTATGTCCTGCCGATCGCCGGTATCGTCGGGCTGATTACCATGGGGCAAAAGCACAAAGTCATTGCTTATACCGCCTCGGGGCTGGAGAAGATGACCGCCACCGTGCTCATTCTTATCGGCGCTGGCGCGATTGCGGGTTTGATTGCCGCGTCCGATCTCTCCACGCAGGTAGTACAACTTATTCATATCATGGGCATTTCCGGAACTTTCCTGGCGCCCATCTCCGGCATTTTGATGGCGGCGGCCACGGCCTCGACGTCAACCGGAACGATATTGGCGACCGGTACCTTCGGTCACGCCATTGCCACTATTGGCATTGCGCCCATCGCCTCAGCCGTCATGGTGCATACCGGGGCGACGGTCATCGACTCCTTGCCGCAAGGCAATTATTTCCACGTAACGGCTCAGAGTATGAACATGTCGATCAGACAACGTATGGGCCTGCTGCCCTATGAAGCGATGGTCGGCGGCACCATGACCCTGGTCGCGACCGTGCTGTACGGCTTTATTCTCTAG
- the pyk gene encoding pyruvate kinase, whose translation MAEIRRRTKIVATLGPSTDRDNILEKMIMAGANVVRFNFSHGAADEHIARAQAVRAIAQRLGKSVAILGDLQGPKIRVSTFKEGKVALRKGETFILDALLDKGQGDNTRVGIDYKALPRDVAAGDILLLDDGRIRLGVSDIVGEKIVTRVIVGGILSNNKGVNKLGGGLSADALTEKDQADILLAAKMHVDYLAVSFPRTGDDLRRARRLAREAGCQAAIIAKVERAEAVATPENMDDMIRAADAIMVARGDLGVEIGDAALMGVQKRLIQRARQLNRVVITATQMMESMIASPMPTRAEVMDVANAVLDGTDAVMLSAETAAGNYPVEAVAAMANVCLGAESSPQVTPSKHRLDVEFTNIEEMAAMAAMYAANHLQGVKAVIAMTESGRTARMMSRISSRIPIYALSRHTATLNQAALYRGVTPLPFKGRAVGVGSAQDAIALLKANGALAPGDSVILTQGDSIGKIGSTNTCRICLVE comes from the coding sequence ATGGCGGAAATCCGTCGACGTACCAAAATTGTCGCTACTCTTGGTCCCTCGACCGATCGCGACAATATTTTGGAGAAAATGATAATGGCTGGCGCCAATGTGGTGCGCTTCAATTTCTCTCACGGCGCGGCAGATGAGCATATTGCGCGTGCCCAAGCCGTGCGCGCGATTGCTCAACGCTTGGGCAAATCCGTGGCTATTTTGGGCGATTTACAAGGTCCCAAAATTCGAGTGTCAACGTTTAAAGAAGGTAAAGTCGCTCTGCGTAAGGGGGAGACTTTTATCTTAGATGCCTTATTAGATAAAGGCCAGGGCGATAATACTCGAGTGGGAATCGATTATAAAGCATTGCCACGCGACGTGGCGGCAGGTGATATTCTGTTGCTGGATGATGGTCGTATTCGGTTGGGCGTGTCCGATATTGTCGGCGAGAAAATCGTCACCCGCGTGATCGTGGGCGGAATACTCTCGAATAACAAAGGGGTGAATAAGCTCGGTGGCGGTCTTTCCGCTGACGCGCTAACGGAAAAAGACCAAGCGGATATTCTACTCGCAGCCAAAATGCATGTGGATTATTTGGCGGTTTCGTTCCCGCGCACCGGTGATGACTTACGCCGGGCGCGCCGTTTGGCGCGTGAAGCGGGTTGCCAGGCGGCCATTATCGCTAAAGTGGAGCGCGCTGAGGCCGTGGCCACGCCGGAAAACATGGATGATATGATCCGCGCCGCCGATGCCATTATGGTGGCCCGTGGCGATCTGGGTGTGGAAATAGGTGATGCCGCGTTGATGGGAGTACAAAAACGTTTAATACAACGAGCGCGACAATTAAACCGCGTGGTGATCACCGCAACGCAAATGATGGAGTCAATGATTGCCAGCCCCATGCCGACGCGGGCTGAAGTGATGGACGTGGCCAATGCGGTACTGGACGGTACGGATGCGGTGATGCTTTCGGCCGAAACCGCCGCGGGCAACTATCCTGTCGAAGCCGTAGCGGCGATGGCGAACGTCTGCCTGGGAGCAGAGAGCAGCCCGCAAGTCACCCCCTCAAAGCACCGCCTCGATGTAGAGTTTACCAACATCGAGGAGATGGCGGCGATGGCGGCCATGTACGCGGCGAATCATTTGCAGGGCGTTAAAGCCGTCATCGCGATGACGGAGTCGGGACGCACCGCCCGCATGATGTCTCGCATAAGTTCTCGGATACCGATTTATGCGTTATCGCGCCATACCGCCACCTTGAATCAGGCCGCGCTGTATCGCGGCGTTACACCCCTGCCGTTCAAGGGCCGCGCTGTAGGCGTGGGCTCGGCACAAGATGCTATAGCGCTGCTGAAAGCGAACGGTGCTCTGGCCCCAGGGGATAGCGTTATCCTGACACAAGGGGACAGCATTGGGAAAATTGGCAGTACCAATACATGTCGTATTTGTCTGGTGGAATAA
- a CDS encoding glycerate kinase — protein sequence MKKATFVLAPDSFKESMTAKEVCTAMEKGLRKVFPEANFVHVPMADGGEGTTQSLIDATNGRLNALNVTGPLGEMVQASYGIMGNGDIAVIEMASASGIQWVNRDSKNPLITTTYGTGELIRACLDKGIKKIILGIGGSATNDGGAGMAQALGVRFYDEAGNILPRGGGALGRLQHIDLTGLDSRLAQVDIQVACDVTNPLCGEQGASAIFGPQKGATPDMVARLDANLAHFAAVIRHQLGKDVANVPGAGAAGGLGAGLMAFTHCTLRKGIDIVVEFSGLRNKLVGADFCFTGEGRIDYQTKFGKTPYGVARTAKAQGVPVIAVSGCVGDGVDALYGEGIDTIFGIIPRADTIEALLKDGPINMERACENIGRLLKKAAAC from the coding sequence ATGAAGAAAGCGACATTTGTATTAGCGCCTGACTCCTTTAAGGAAAGTATGACGGCGAAAGAAGTATGCACCGCAATGGAGAAAGGCCTGCGTAAGGTGTTTCCAGAAGCGAACTTTGTTCATGTTCCCATGGCTGACGGCGGCGAAGGCACCACTCAGTCGCTGATTGATGCCACCAACGGCCGTCTTAATGCATTAAACGTAACCGGACCCTTGGGAGAAATGGTCCAAGCCAGCTATGGCATTATGGGGAATGGCGACATTGCCGTGATTGAGATGGCCTCAGCCAGCGGTATTCAATGGGTCAATAGGGATTCAAAAAACCCGCTTATTACCACGACCTATGGTACCGGCGAACTGATTCGCGCCTGTTTGGATAAAGGCATTAAGAAAATCATTCTGGGCATTGGCGGTAGTGCGACCAATGATGGCGGGGCGGGTATGGCGCAAGCGCTGGGCGTGCGTTTTTATGACGAAGCGGGCAACATCTTGCCCCGCGGTGGGGGCGCCTTGGGGCGCTTGCAACATATCGATCTTACCGGGTTGGATAGCCGCCTGGCGCAGGTGGATATACAGGTCGCTTGTGATGTGACCAATCCTTTATGCGGTGAACAGGGGGCCTCCGCGATTTTTGGCCCGCAGAAAGGCGCAACGCCGGATATGGTGGCACGGCTGGATGCCAATCTAGCGCACTTTGCCGCGGTTATCCGCCACCAATTGGGCAAAGACGTTGCCAATGTGCCGGGTGCAGGCGCAGCGGGGGGATTAGGGGCGGGATTGATGGCCTTTACCCACTGCACGTTGCGCAAAGGCATTGATATCGTGGTTGAATTTAGCGGATTGCGCAACAAGTTGGTGGGAGCGGATTTCTGTTTCACCGGCGAAGGGCGTATCGACTATCAAACCAAATTCGGTAAAACCCCTTACGGCGTCGCCAGGACCGCCAAAGCGCAAGGCGTTCCGGTGATCGCCGTATCCGGCTGCGTTGGAGATGGGGTTGATGCGCTCTACGGGGAAGGTATCGACACCATCTTTGGCATTATCCCCCGCGCTGACACTATTGAGGCTCTATTGAAAGACGGGCCGATCAATATGGAGCGGGCGTGTGAAAATATCGGCAGGCTGCTAAAAAAAGCCGCGGCATGTTAA
- a CDS encoding fimbrial protein: MSLIVRKNTLGLIIGSLLATTGLAHAADTAQIDITATVEANTCTLESGSKQQGVDLGHVAIDKLKAGTTPEKAFSLQLTGCSDSASKVIVTSTSEAAAEGSDAFKVTDAASETDAKGVGVKIMGGDDTKTTLVPGGEGVEYNLDLTGGNDIPLDFTAQLVTVGDVNAVSAGAVNGAVTLNLEYQ; the protein is encoded by the coding sequence ATGTCATTGATTGTACGTAAAAACACCCTGGGCCTGATTATCGGCTCACTGCTGGCCACCACCGGCCTGGCGCACGCCGCAGATACGGCCCAAATCGATATCACCGCCACGGTAGAAGCGAATACCTGCACGCTGGAGAGTGGCAGCAAACAACAGGGTGTCGACCTGGGCCACGTCGCCATCGATAAACTGAAAGCGGGCACGACGCCGGAGAAAGCATTCTCGTTGCAGCTGACCGGGTGCAGCGATTCCGCCAGCAAGGTCATTGTGACCTCGACCTCAGAGGCCGCCGCCGAAGGGTCGGACGCCTTCAAAGTCACCGACGCCGCATCCGAGACCGACGCCAAGGGCGTGGGCGTGAAGATTATGGGCGGGGACGATACCAAAACCACGCTGGTCCCGGGGGGGGAAGGTGTGGAGTATAACCTTGACCTGACGGGGGGTAACGACATTCCCCTGGACTTCACCGCGCAGTTGGTCACGGTGGGTGACGTCAACGCGGTGTCGGCCGGTGCGGTCAACGGGGCGGTAACGCTGAACCTGGAATACCAGTAA